CAATAAAATCTTAGAAGCATGCCTTCCTTTAGGTAATTTAGCCTTTGGCGATGGTGTCCAAGCGCATTGCGAAATTGCGATCTGGATGAAGAGCGTGGGCGATCCAATTGTGGGGGAACTTGCTTTTTCTTATCGTGTAAGCGACCATAATCGATCTGAAAGTAAAGCACATAAACGTACCGATAAATTCTTTAAGAACTTACAAATAGAACTAGCTGACTGGTTAGAAATTGGCAGCACCAAAAACCGCCCTTGTTTACGGTAAGCCCGAATGAGTGATGTCTTAGAAAATCAATCTTCATCACCCGCACAAACTAGCTTGATTGATTTGTTTGTGCAGTTTCTGATTATTGGAGCCGTCAGCTTTGGCGGAGGGATTATTGCCTACGAGCGCATTTTGTTAGTAGAGAAGCGTAAATGGCTTTCATCTGATGATTTTATGGGATATTTAGCCATTAGCCAAACAATGCCTGGCTTAAATTCTGTCAATTTAGCAGTGCTTGCTGGTGATCATTTACGAGGAGCTCTCGGTGCTTTTATAGCCACGATGGGCTTAATACTGCCGGGCGCTTTATTTGTGCTGGTAATAGGAATTGCATACACCACCAATACCGATCATCCTCTAGCCAACCATATTTTGGCAAGTATAGCTGCAGCAGCCTGTGGCTTACTGGCCGCAATTACCTATCGCATTGGTGATGATCAGTGGAAACATCTGAAATCATTAGCAATTATTTTGATCACCTTTGTGTTGATGAGTATTGCCAAATTTAGCTTGCCAATTGTCTTGTTAATCATGGCTCCAATTGCTATCTATGTTTATAGGCCTAGAGGCAGTCAATGACCCAATTGATTTCTTTGGCCCTGACTTTTGGCTTGCTTTCTTTATTGGCTGTAGGGGGAGGCACAGCTGTTTTGCCTGAAATGCAAACTTTATTAGCGCATCAATTTGGCATTGATCATCTTCGATTTGTTCATATTTACAGTATCGGCCAGGTGGCCCCAGGCCCCAATATGCTGATGGTCCTAGTCATTGGATTTCAAGTGGCCGGAATTCTTGGGGCAGGCGTTGTTTTGCTTTCCTTCTTTTTGCCATCTAGTATTTTGTGCCTCTATGTGGGGCGCATATGGAATCGCTTTGGTGAAAGTCCTTGGCGACGCAGCATTCAGAATGCCTTGGAGCCCATTTCGATTGGGTTAATGGCCTCTGGCGTTTATGCCGTAGCCAAATCCTCTGTCGTCAGCCCAATCACCGCTGGTTTAGCATTATTTTCCTTGTGCCTCATTTTGCGTACAAAAATAACTCCTGTTTTTGTAATGCTGGGGTCAGGATTGCTGGGCTTTCTGCTGCTCACATACTTTTAATTGCTTTTTTAAAAAGCTGCTCTGACTCCAACCATTAGACTTCTTCCGGGTTGAGGTGCATATAAGCGTACTGCCATTGGTGAGGTAGCGTAACGTATTTCCTCGTTTAACAAGTTCTTTAGCATCAAATACCCAGTCCAATTCACTCTTCCTATACGCTCCGTATAAGATAGGTTGGCATTTAAGAGGTTATAGCTTGGTGTTGGTCCGATTTCCCAGCTGGCAAGTTTGTTTTGTTGAAAGCTATATACATAGGTTGCACCAGTTAACTAACCATTACGCTGATAAATAAATTCAGCCCCCAAGCGAGGAGCAGGTTGAAGCGGAAGATTTCCGCCGGCATTAAATGTACCTTGGAAGGCGTCACCAAATAAACGACCCCCTAATCCAGTTTGATTCCAGTTGTAACTTAAATCAGCCTCAACACCTCGTATAGTGGCATTGGCTTGTGATGCTTGTACAACTGAGAAATTTTGATTAGCCTCACTATAGGCGCCCGTATAGTATCCATAGATATAGTTATTAAATTGATTTTGATAAATGCTGGCTTTACTACGAACTAAGCCCAGCGTTTTCTGAAAACTGAGCTCTAGGTTATGTGAGGTTTCCGTACTTAAATTAGCATTACCAATATCAAATGTCGCAGTAGAGTCATGCGGCCCATAGGAGTAGAGCTCTTGAGCTGAAGGAGCTCTCTGTGAAACGGTATAGGTCAACCCAAGACCATATCCCTTAGCAATATCTAGCAAACCACCTGCTGAATAAGACATCAGATTAAATTGGCGGCTTTGTAAGCCAGGCGGACTATACGATGTTGGTACAAATTGTTGGCTATCCACGCTGGGAAATTGTGTTCCTGAATTTGGATTCTAAGTAAGGTAGTTGTAACGAGCTCCTAGGCTGGTTTTCATAGGACCGTAACGACCTTCTTCAACCCAAAAGAGAGCGCTGGAATTTGATTTCGCTTGAGGGACAACGGCATAACTATTGGTGGATAAGTCGGTTGCATTGAGAGTTGACCCGGTTACCTGAAATCCTAATATTCCTTTGGATCCAAATAGCTCTTTATGCGCTAATTCAATACGCGCTTCAGTTGCAATATTATTCCATTGTGTTGAAGCTACTCCATTATTTGCAAATTCAGTGTGCTGATAATTGGTATTGGCTGCATTGATCTTGACCGAAGAAAAGCCATCAAAAGGATCAATTGTTTGATGAGCAAAATCATAGCGATTTTGGGATTGCTGAATAAATCCACCCCTCAACGGCAGGAATGCCATAGTTATGGTTCATACGTTCTAAAGAGGCGCCAGTATATCCATCTGAGCGAATATAACTAGCGCCTAAGCCCAAACTATTCTGGTTGCTGAAAGAAAAGGGAAGCTTACCGCTATAGGGAGTATTTACGGGCTCTCCAGGATTAATGGCCCAATTTGCATTTGGTCCACCCCTGTTCGGCAAAGCCTAGTATTCGGTAGTTATTTGAGTTGCTGATAGCTGAATCAAAGTGGAGCGCTAAGGGTCCGGCGAGTGTATCGAGTTCAATATTAGCCGTCTTACCTTGATTGACAGTTTCATAGCTTGTATTTAAGGCGCCAGAAATGGTATCTGGCATGCTAGTAACAATACGATCATTCGCCACATTCACTAAACCACCGCTTGAACCAGATCCATATAAGAGTGCAGATGCGCCTCGTAAGATTTCTATCTGATGCGCATTTTATATCGGACTTGCTACGGCATGGTCAGGGGAGATGCTAAAGACATTCCCAACAGATAATCCATTCTGCAATATCTGAACACGTGCGCCCTCCAAGCCACGTATTACTGGCCTTGAAGCGCCGCCTGCACCATAACCAGTTGCTGAGACACCTAATTCATTTGCTAATGTTGCCCCCAAAGTTCCTGAAAGTTTATTTTGAAGTTCATCGCCAGCAAGAACTTTATTTGGTGATAGAAATCCATCTCCACCTTCACGCACTCCAGTCACCTCTAATTCTGGCATTGACTGTGCCTGAGTTTGTGCGTAGACAGGGGATGTGGCTAGCAAAAAAGCTAAAAGGCCTATAAAAATATTGTGCGGGGTAAAGCCAGTAATTCATATTCATCCAAACACGTCAATCTGGTGACGATTAGTTAAAACAAGAAAGCGCTCGTAAGCGGAAAGTTTTAAAGGATGAGAGTAGGGGGTGCTCGCGATTGATAAGACGCAAGACTAATTTGAGGGAATGAATGGGGCGCATGTTGAAACTTTCCATGCGCACAAATTTGTAGATAGGCGAGATTGGTATTCGAGCTTGGAATGCATCCGGCCAAGGTTAACGAATCTAATAGATGACAGATATTTGAACTATGGTCAAAACTTTTTTCTGGGGTTGTCGCTGTATATTTTTTTATGGACTGGTTTTGCGGATTTGCATGCGAAATGCCATGAGAAAGTCCAACCCAGTGGGTGCCAAGCAAGCAAAAAATGAGCAAAAAAAGACTGCAATTGCAGACTGAAAATGCTTTGTGAATTTGCTAGAAAAATAGGCAACCATGACACGAATCTTACAGGATTTGCCTACAAAGGCGCTCTTGGTGTAGAATGTCAATTCCGTCGGAGTGTAGCGCAGCCTGGTAGCGCACCTGCTTTGGGAGCAGGGGGTCCAAGGTTCGAATCCTTGTACTCCGACCACTTTCTCTATTGAGTTCTTAAACTAGTTACAAACTCAGCGTTTATCTGCCCATAGCTCAGCTGGATAGAGCGACGGCCTTCTAAGCCGTAGGTCGCAGGTTCGACTCCTGCTGGGCAGGCCACCTCCTCTATCCAATATCCTCACTCTGCTTGCTAGAGCTTACTTCGGGCAGCTAAATCATCATTGCCCCATTGAGTGGCAGCAGGTGATTTATCAATTCACACTTTGCCTTAGAATGGCTCAATGATTACTTTTAAGCCATTTATCTTGATTGTTGCAGTCTTGGCGATGTCTGCATGTTCCGTCGCTAAGTTAGAAGCACGCCTTGAAGCAAACCCTCAATGCAAAGATGTTGTTAACCCTAAAACAGGCTCCCTAATGCCGTGCCCTGGATCAGACAAAGTTTTTTATGCTTCAGTTGGTCTGGCACCCGCCAAATCTAACGTTGTTACAAGCAATTCATCTTCTCCATCAGCGCAATCACACCTGATGTAGCTTCAACCTCTAAACAAGCTGACCCTAAGGCACCTTCAAATAGCTCTGCAGCCACGACTCCAGCATCTTCAGTTTCTGCTGACTGCAAGCCCCAAATTCACAAAAAGCCCGGCGGAACACTTCCTTGTCCGGCAGCAGATTAATTTCAAAGTAAGTATGATGATTCAGTAAAAACTAGTAGCACTTAATTAACCAACTCCGATCGGAATGTATGTGAATAAATTATCCCTAGTGTTTGCCTCCATAAACTACAGCACTAGTACTAGCTGCATGTAGCAATGCCCCAAAGTTGGCCACCCAATCTATGCCGAGATCAGGATTCCTGCCCTGACTACAATTTATTAATTCCTACCGCTACCAGTGAATCCGATACGCGCGTATGGAGATATCGCATTTCAGGAGTAAATCCCGGCAACTATACCGCGTTGATCTTGGATCCAATCTATCTAAATCAAAATGCTACTAGAGAAGTTAGTGCCGATGTCATCAATAAAGCAAAAGTAGTACTACAAGCTTCGATGGTTGAGGCTGTGAACAATCGTGGCAATATTCGTATCGTCACACAGCCCGGCCCAGACGTAGCTGAGTATCCGTAGGTATTACCGGGGCTGAAAGCTCGGCCGACAGCTTACAGCCATGGAATTTCACACCGATTGGCTTGGCAATGAATGCGGCTGCTTATGCTGGCGGCGTTAATTCCAAAACTCCCGCATTGTTAATTGAAAGCAAGATTACTGATAGCCAATCAAAACAACTCTTAGACGAAGGTTTGGTAACGATGCAGGGTGAGTCTTTTAGAACTGCTTCTGGATCATCTGATTCCTTTATTGCCATGGCCAAAAAGGTTGTGCGTGTAGCTATGGAAACATCTTCCAATCCAACACCTACAGGCAAGTAAAAGCAAAAAATGAAGGCATGCATCCCTAAAAGTTTTTTACTAGCATCTTTCTTCCTGCTTGCAGCTCCGCTAACTTCTTTTGCTGATGAGACATCACGCAATCGGGAGATAGTGGAGCGGTTTGCTAAATGCGATGTCAATCACGACGGCAAATTAACACAAGCTGAAGCTAAAGGTTGCATGCCTCGAATCTATGATCACTTTAGTGCCATTGATTCCAGAAACAAGGGCTATGTGACGGTTGCTGAAATTCAGGCAATGGCTAATCGGTAACTTTTAAATAACTTATATCTGTATAGAGTCTCCGAGGAGACTCTTTTTTTGAGGTCTCTTATGTCTATTATTTTTCCTGGATTTGAAGAAAAACAGATTACCGTTGATTCTGCTGATGAGCCTATAGAAATTGCATGTCTAGTTGGTGGATCGGGACCCGCTTTATTGTTGCTTCATGGGTTTCCACAAACTAAAGCCATTTGGCAGCAAATTGCTCCTGAATTAGCGAAGATATATACAGTGGTTGCGGCTGATCTTCGTGGCTATGGTGCATCATCCAAACCGCATGGCAAGCCTGACCACTCAAGCTACTCCAAAAGGTCTATGGCTGCTGATCAACATGCCTTGATGCAGTCTTCCTTAGGACATGAATAATTTTTCTTACTCGGACATGATCGGGGCGGTAGGGGTATCTCATTGATTAGCAATGGACTTTCCAGAAAGCGTTTTGCGCATAATGGTGCTCGATATCTCACCTACATTAACCATGTATGAGAATACGACCATGGCATTTGTCAAGGGTTACTGGCATTGGTTTTTCCTCATTCAGCCCCAGCCCGTTCCCGAAACGATGATTGGCGCAAACCCAGAGTATTGGCTAAAAAATCATATGGGTCGTCATGCGGGCACAGGAATTTTTTCAGCGGAGAAATGGGCGGAATATTTAGCAGGTGTGGGCAATCCAATCGGCATGCATGCCATGTGTGAGGACTATCGTGCTGCAGCTACGATTGATTTAGTTCATGATCGTGCTGATAGAGTTTCTGGTGAAAAGCTACAAATGCCTCTTCGAGTTTTATGGGGCGAGCATGGCTTAGTCAACCAATGCTTTAAGCCGTTGGATGACTGGAGAGCAGTTGCTAAAGATGTTACCGGGGCGGTACCATGTGGACACTATATCCCAGAGGAACTTCCAGGAGACCTTCTTAAAGAAGCCCAGGAATTTTTTAAATACTAAATCTAGGATGCAAGCTTAGGTGGTTTTTTGCCCAAGAGAGGACATGGCATAACGATGTCCGGTTGAGCGCGTAATAGTTTTCTATCCTTGCCTGGATAGCTTACTCTAGACAATAAATCCTGAATGAGGTTGAGATGAGTAAGTTTCTTGTTGTTTGCGTTGATTACTGTCCAAGGGGCTAAAGTAGAGCTGGTCTTTAGAAGCATTGCATCGCGTGCTTTACTATAGGCCTTCCAATCCTTTTGCGCCTGCTCATCAATTGGGTTTATCTTCCATTGCTTAAGGGGGTCAGTTTTTCTACTCTCAAGACGTGCAGCTTGCTCTTTCTTATCGATGTCTAAATAGTATTTAATGATCTGAATCCCCGAATCAATCAATAAAACTTCAAGCTTATTCACAGACGTCATGTATTGGGCATCTGTACAGAAACCCATGACTTTTTCTATGCCAGCACGGTTGTACCAACTCCGATTGAAGACAACAAATTCTCCGGCGGTTGGTAATTCAGCGATGTAGCGCTGAAAATACCATTCACCCTCTT
The nucleotide sequence above comes from Polynucleobacter necessarius. Encoded proteins:
- a CDS encoding chromate transporter, with protein sequence MSDVLENQSSSPAQTSLIDLFVQFLIIGAVSFGGGIIAYERILLVEKRKWLSSDDFMGYLAISQTMPGLNSVNLAVLAGDHLRGALGAFIATMGLILPGALFVLVIGIAYTTNTDHPLANHILASIAAAACGLLAAITYRIGDDQWKHLKSLAIILITFVLMSIAKFSLPIVLLIMAPIAIYVYRPRGSQ
- a CDS encoding chromate transporter; amino-acid sequence: MTQLISLALTFGLLSLLAVGGGTAVLPEMQTLLAHQFGIDHLRFVHIYSIGQVAPGPNMLMVLVIGFQVAGILGAGVVLLSFFLPSSILCLYVGRIWNRFGESPWRRSIQNALEPISIGLMASGVYAVAKSSVVSPITAGLALFSLCLILRTKITPVFVMLGSGLLGFLLLTYF
- a CDS encoding TonB-dependent receptor domain-containing protein, yielding MDSQQFVPTSYSPPGLQSRQFNLMSYSAGGLLDIAKGYGLGLTYTVSQRAPSAQELYSYGPHDSTATFDIGNANLSTETSHNLELSFQKTLGLVRSKASIYQNQFNNYIYGYYTGAYSEANQNFSVVQASQANATIRGVEADLSYNWNQTGLGGRLFGDAFQGTFNAGGNLPLQPAPRLGAEFIYQRNG
- a CDS encoding TonB-dependent receptor plug domain-containing protein, translating into MLATSPVYAQTQAQSMPELEVTGVREGGDGFLSPNKVLAGDELQNKLSGTLGATLANELGVSATGYGAGGASRPVIRGLEGARVQILQNGLSVGNVFSISPDHAVASPI
- a CDS encoding DUF3313 family protein; the encoded protein is MPQSWPPNLCRDQDSCPDYNLLIPTATSESDTRVWRYRISGVNPGNYTALILDPIYLNQNATREVSADVINKAKVVLQASMVEAVNNRGNIRIVTQPGPDVAEYP
- the ppk2 gene encoding polyphosphate kinase 2 translates to MSKKVKIKDHEKSYEEELRLLQIELVKLQRQIITGNLRLLVIMEGRDTAGKDGTIKRIVEHLSPRETHVVALGKPSSREEGEWYFQRYIAELPTAGEFVVFNRSWYNRAGIEKVMGFCTDAQYMTSVNKLEVLLIDSGIQIIKYYLDIDKKEQAARLESRKTDPLKQWKINPIDEQAQKDWKAYSKARDAMLLKTSSTLAPWTVINANNKKLTHLNLIQDLLSRVSYPGKDRKLLRAQPDIVMPCPLLGKKPPKLAS